AGCCAGGCCTAGTTCCTTGAATACAGGGATATGAAAATATTGTTTTTCATGTAAGGAAAATATTTGTTGTTGTAATCGCTCCGCGAAACTAAAGATATTGGTATCACGAGCACCAACTAGCAGAACATCATTCGACGTATCGCCAAAAACTGTAGCAAAATCGCCATTTTCTCTACCCGAGAAAAATACGATGATACCCTGCTTATCCTGTTTAAACTTATCGAACAACATAGTAAACAGATTTGCTAAAATGTAGTTACTCAATGAAAGTTTATTCTGTTCAATTAGTGCTAAAGATGAATTCATGTCGGTAAGGGGTATATTTGCACGAATCACTCCAGCTTCTTGGGGAAGCTTTGTCTCAGTCGCTAAAGGAACGTCTATCGAAACCCCTTGTAATTGCTGTGACCAAAAAGTTTCAATTTCTTCATCAAAACGATTTAAAACCTGATCCCATTGCCAACTAACATAATCGCTGTAGTTGACTACTTCATCCTCAAATTGCTCATTTTCATAATGAGCAATTACTTCTTTTATAAAGGATGTCGCCGTATTCCCATCACAAATTAAATGGTGGAAAACAAGCAGCCAGCGATAATGATCATTTCCATCTCGGATTAGACAGGTTCTGAGTAAGGGGGCTTTACTCAGATTAAAAGGCATATTAAAAAAGTCAGTAACCTGTTGTTCGTCATAATTATCAAATAACTCTAGAGTAAGCGCACAATCATCATGCACATGCTGATTGACCTGGTGTACAATTTCATGAAAACTGCAACGTAAAATATCATGACGCTTCAACACAAAGGTCACAGCTTGCTGCAATTTTTCTACTGATAATTTACCCGTAATTGCAAGTTCCATTGGTACCTGATAGGCCAAACTTTGAGGGGAATTTTGGATGAAATTCCAAATTTCCTGCTGTTGTAAGGACAAAGGAAACGTACTTCTACTTTTATAAACAGCAGTATGAACTACGCTTTTATCTTGCTCGCTATCTTTAGATTGCTCGTTTAGTTTTAGCGCCAACTCTTGTGCAGAAGCATGGTTAAACACATCCGGTGCTGAAATGCGAGTATTAGGATAGCGATGATTAATTTTATAGATAAGTTGAGTTGCCATAATGGAGTCCATGCCAAACTCAAACCAATTATCGGTAACTGAAAGTTCTCCTGAAGACAGTTTTAGAACTTCTTCCACTATCTGTAGGATTTTTTCTGCCGTACACAATTTATGATCCCGAGCATTCACAGAATCATCTGATGTCTCATCAGTTAATGCGGTTAGGGGAGCAACAATCAGTGATGGCTCCCTTGAGAAATGATTCACGATTAAATTAGGCTCATTAATCTGCTGTTGAAAAATCAGTTGTAATTCTGATCTTAGCAATGGAGTAATCCCCTTTTCAGCTAAATAAGAAGTTAATTGCAACTCATTACGTTTAAATAAGCCGGTGTTTTTAACTGGCCCTAAAATTAATGATTGTGCGGGTAGATTTTTTTGGTGGCGATACGTACTTAATGCGTGCAAAAATGCATTGGCTGTAGCATATGCTGCCTGTCCTTGATTGCCTAATACCGCACTAAGCGAAGAAATGGTAATAAAAGCTTTTAGTGGATGGCTCAGGGATACTTGATGCAAATTCCAGGCTCCAATCGCTTTGGCACCTAGTATCTCTTGAATATCCTCTTTTGTAGTTTCCTGCCACGGTTTGTCATGTGCAACTCCCGCCGCATGAACAATCATGCCTAAAGGTGGAAAATCATCAGGAATTTTCTCTAGCAATTGCAACAGCTCTTCGTAATCTGCGATATTACATGAGTAATATTTAATTTTAACGCCTTTAATTTGTTGCTGTACTAGTTTTTCACTCCAGGTTGGGTCCTGCTCTTTGCGTCCAATTGCAATAATATGCCGAGCTCCTAACGCAGATAATGATTCAATGAGTGCTTGGCCCACATCACCACCTGCCCCGGTAACAAGATATGAATAGTCGGCGCTAATCATTCGTTCACCGTCAATATGTTCTGCTTCAACAGGACTAATATCCTGACGATAAAATAGTTCTTGCTCCTTGCGTAAAGCCCAATAATTTGCGTCCTTACTGCCAATAAATTGCATTGGATTATTATCTGTATCATTTAAATTAAATTCTAAATAATGCACAGGCCATAGTGGGTATTCTTGTTTTACTGATTTCAGTAACGCCAATAGAGAAGGAGCAACCAAAGAATCATTCTCTGCGAGCAATAGAACTGGCTTATCCGGGTAGTGCTGCACTAGGTATTGGACAAAATGGGTAAACGAAGTTGTCTCAGAGATCAGCTGTTCAGGCTCAGACTGGCAAAAATAAACAATCCAGTTTGCTTGCTGTAAGATATTCTCATGAGAACGATCCACTACCTTTTTCGCAGGAAGGAAACTCATCGTCTTACACAAAAATAGGGAGTTAGGCTCGACTAATGTAGTACCACTCAAAAGTACATGCTCATCTTTTAGGCTAATCAAAGGCAAATGAGGATCTACTTTTAACCATTGTTCACGATATAAATACGTCTTCCACATCTCATTATTGGGGGAACTAAACGCTCCATTTTTTGGAAGCCAATATTCTTTACCACCAAAGGGGTATTTAAGTAATTCTTCATGGACAAAAGATGCATGCTTATTCAGTTGTTGCCATTTGATATCAACCCCTCTTAAATAGAAGGTTCCTAATGTTTCCATAATTCCAGGCCAGGGATTTTCTGGTTCACTCACTGACGGTACAATGACAAAATCATGCACCATTTGTGCTTGAGCTACTAAAATAGGTTTGGGCCCTATTTCTTGACATAACTCCACTTCATGGGCCACCAAAGTATGAATTCCTTGCAAGAACTCCACGGTTTGTAGCATGTGTGCACACCAATATTCCGCAGTAATTTGTCCATCGTACATTAATTCGCCAGTCACATTAGAAACAACGGCCATTTTGGCTGGGTGATAACTAACTTCAGCAGCAATTTTGGCGAATTCATCAACAATTGGTTTCATGAGCGGAGAGTGGAACGCATGAGAGGTTGCCACTTTTTTACATCGAATTCCATGCCCCTCACAATAATTTTCACAGGCTAAAATTGCAGCATCTGTTCCTGAAACTACCGTTTGTGCTGGGCCATTTTTTAAAGAAATCACCAAATCGTCAAAACGAGAAATAAACTGCTCTACTTCAGATGCTGAAGCATTAATCGCTAACATTCCTCCAGAAATAGGTAAGGAAGAAATTAGCACGGCACGTTTACACACTAAATATAGGGCGTCATGAAGAGTTAATATCCCCGCAATGCAGGCAGCAACATATTCTCCCAGGCTATGCCCCAGCAACACGTTGGGTTTTAACCCTAAATGTAGGTACCATTGTGCCAAGCTATATTCATAAACAAATAAAGTCGGTTGAGCATATAAAGTATTATTAATATCCACGTCCTCTGGGGTATTTAATAACATGGCGCGTAAATCATAAGGAAGCCACTTTTGCGCAATAACACAACATTGCTCCAAGACCGCAGCAAACTCAGGAATCGTCTGATATAAAGACGTCGCTACATTGGGCAGCAGACAGCCCTGCCCCGTAAATAACCAGGCTAACTGGTTGCTTTTTGCAATGCTCCCTTCATGCCACTGCTCCTGCTGTAAAGCTGACAGCCAACTTGATTGATCTTTTGCACTAATAAAAGCCCGATAAGGAAAATGTGTTCTTTGAGTCAGCGATTGATGACAGAACGAAGGAAAATGAATTGCAGAATTCTGTTCACCATAAGTACGGTAATTTTGTAGATATTGCTGCAAAATTTTTGGTTCTTTGGCGCTAACAACCCATAAATGTTCGGGATGATTAATCTGTTCTTTTTTAGGCTCCGCCGTTGGGGTATTGCCTAAAATGATATGCGCATTAGTACCGCTAAAACCAAAGGCACTAATCCCCGCATAACGCTCCTCCTCCTTCCAGGGTGTGCAATGCAGTGGAATAGACATGGCATCATGTAGATGCAATTTAGGATTCAACTGATGCAGATTTAAATGCGCAGGAATTTGCCCGTATTTAATTGCCAATACGGTTTTAATGAAGCCTGCAACACCTGCAGCAGCTTCAAGATGACCAAGACGTGTTTTTACTGAGCTAACGTACAATGGATTAGTACGCTCTTGAGCGTAACTGCGACGAATTCCCTCCCATTCAATTGGATCGCCTAATTCAGTACCAGTACCATGGGCTTCAATATGAGTGATTTGCTCTGGTTTTAAATGAGCTAAATTTAATGCGGTAGTTATTACATCCACTTGAGCAGCCAAATTAGGGGCAGTCAAACCGTTACTGGCTCCATCCTGATTCACGGCACTACCGTAAATCACTGCATGAATGCGGTCCCCATCACGTAATGCATCACTTAGTTTTTTTAGTACTACAATACCGCATCCCTCTCCCCGTACATAACCATCCGCACTGATATCAAAAGTACTGCAAAGATTATGAGGTGACAGCATGCCGCTTTTACAAAAAATAATGCTGCTTTCAGGTGATAGAATTAAATTTACACCGCCAGCAATCGCTAATTCACAATCCCCTGCTTGTAATGCGCGACTTGCCTGATGGATACAGACTAAAGAAGAAGAGCACGCTGTATCAATGGCCATACACGGGCCATTTGTTCCTAAGAAATAAGCAATGCGACCAGCAGAGGTAGCAAAACTGGTACCTGTCGCCTGATAAGTTCCTAATTCGGTGAGGGGGACTTGTTTTTGAATTAATTGGTCGTAATCATGGGTACTAATACCGAGATAAACACCGGTGTGCGTACCTTTCAAATCGCTTTCAACTAAACCTGCATCTTCCAAGGCATGCCAGGTGGTAGTTAATGCCAAACGCTGTTGCGGATCAAGGTATTCTGCCTCACGAGGAGAAATATTGAAAAATTTTGCGTCAAAGCATTTTACATCATTTAAAAATCCTCCTTTGCCAGAATACATTTTTCCCTTAGCATCAGGTTTGACATCAAAATACAATCGATTATCCCAATGCGATGTAGGAATGGGTTCAATGCTGTCCTCTTCTTTTAACAAACTCTGCCAAAACTCATCATGGCCATTAATATCCTGATAATTTTTACCAGGAAGGCGACAATCCATCCCAATAATGGCAATGGCTTCGTAGTCTTTGGATTCGATATGGTGTGTATTAGACGCTTGATGGGTTAAATGCGCGCATAAACTATGAATATTGGGACATTCCCAAGCCAACCATGGATCAAGAGGCCGCTCAACGACTTTTTCCAATTCACTCATCATCGTTACTAATTGAATTGACGTAAGTCCGTATTCAGAAAAAGCTCCATTCACTTCAATTGCATCAATAGGAGTATCCGTCTGCATCGCAATCCATTCCTTCAGCCAGAGAACCAGCTTATTCTCTATTTCATCTATATGTATTGTTGAGGTATTTTCAACTTGTTCTGTATGCTGTCCCATCCATGCCAGCCGCGGAAACTCATCGTTTAGATAGGCTTGTTTACATGCATTACGTTGAATTTTCCCACTACTGGTTTTTAATATTTTTTGTGGATATATCAATACAATATCGAATAAACCAACATCGGTTGTCTCAAGAACGGCTTTCTTGATTTTTGCAATAACCTCTCGATATTTAGCATCGCCAAGTCCAGCTTTAGCTTCAGCAACCAGCACGCAAGCCTCTCCTGAATCTTGAGTTATGGAAAAGGCTGCAGCGCAATGAGGCATGAGAGCACGGTCAGTTTGATAGCAAATAGCTTCTATATCCTGAGGATAAATGTTGCGTCCATTAATAATAATTAAATCTTTTACTCGTCCACAAATCGTTAAATGCCCCTTATCATCCAGAAAAGCCAAATCCCCTGTTCTTAAAAATGGGCCTTCGTGAGTATCCGCAGTAAATGCCCCAAATATTTCGTTAGTCTTTTCCGGATTTTTATAATAACCAGAAGCAACTGAATCACCCTGAACCCACAATTCACCAACGGTATTCACAGGAAGCACCTGTAAGCTATTCGGATCGACAATTCGGGCCAAATACTCTTCTGGCACAGGCCCGCAACTGACTAACTCGACAAAGGTGCCTGGCTTATTATTAGTCGGTGTCGGTGTTACAATCCCTTTTTCCAAATCGGTTTTGTCAATCCGCGACATGCGCTCTTTGGACATCCCAACAGAAATACAAAGAGTGGTTTCTGCCATACCATAACCAGGTTTCATTGTGCCTTTTTGAAGGTTATAAGGCGCAAGTGTCTGCTCAAAGTGTCGTATAGTCTCCGGTTTAATTGGTTCAGCACCATTAACCGCACAACGCAGGTGTGAAAAATCAAGTTCTACGGCAGATTTTTTGGAGGTTAATGCTTTAAGCGCCAAGTCATAAGAAAAATTGGGGGCCATTGAATAAGTTCCCCGCTCCTTACTCATGGTATCCAGCCAAAAAAATGGACGCTTTAAGAAGGTAAACGGTGCCATAAATACACAGGTTCCACCAGTGTATAAAGGTAATAAAGTATTGCCAATTAATCCCATATCGTGAAATATAGGAAGCCATGAAACGCATATACTTACCGATTCATGCCCTAAATATTTTTCTAAAAGCTCAAGATTGGCACAAATATTTTTATGAGTTACTACCACCCCTTTCGGTGAACCTGTAGAGCCTGAGGTATATTGTAAAAAGGCAATGTGCTCTGAATCAACTTTGGGTAAAACGATATTTAAGTCAGCCGGTTTTTGCTCTAAGCTATCCACGCAAATTAATGTAGTCCCTTCGGGAAATTCAAATTTATTTTCGTCACAATAGTCTTTTACCGCACTGGTAGTAAGAATCAATTGTGCAGACGAATCAGTAATAATTTTGAATAAACGTTGTAAATGTCGCACTTGACGTGGAGGATAAGCGGTAACCGCAATATTGCCTGAATGCAATACGGAGAGGAAAGATACAATATAATTAATACTGGAATCAAACAACAGCAATATTGGTTTTTGCATAGTTTGATTGCTCTTCGCTTGTAATACCACTAATTTTTTTGCTAAAGATTGAACTCGCTCACCTAGTTGTTCGTATGATAACTCCTGACTGGTTTGATAATCAGACTCCAAAAACTTTAAGGCTATTTTTTGAGGTTGGGTTTGCGCATAATGAAAAACAATGTTTAATAAATTATTTTCAGACATATTAAAACTCACATGATTAAAGATGAAAAGGGCATTCAATGCTCAATATGATTAATTATAGATCACATTAAAAATGTTCTTATTCACGCTATACTTGATATGAGCCAACAAGATTTATTTTGGACTTAAGATGTCAGAAAAAATCAATGATAATCAAACAATTGCATTGTTTGACTTTGACGGTACAATCACCAAAAAAAGTACCACAACTCCCTTTTTAAAATTCATTAGTGGGCACTTTTTTTTACCAAAACTGCTTTTCAGACTCCCATCTTTGATTAGTTATCATTGCCATTTTAGTGGACTGGATCAATTAAATAACATCATTGCCAACACCTTCTTTAAAGGGCTGAAGCGTGAACATTTATACCAAGCAGGCGAGCACTTTTCTGATCAAATGCTCCCTTCTTTGGTAAAAAACACTGCGCTGGAACGGTTAAAATGGCACCAAGACCAAGGCCATTATTGTATCTTAGCTACGGCGGCGTTTAACGTTTATATTGATTATTGGGCTAAAATTAATGGTTTTAATGCGATTGTTTCCACGCAAATCCACTTTGATACTCAGAACGTTGCGAGCGGTACAATTCATGGGCAAAGTTGTAATGGTGCAGAGAAATTAAATCGTGTTTTAGAGCTCATCGGAAATGAGCCCCGCATAATTTATGCCTATGGTGACAGCTCTGGCGATGCAGAAATGTTAGCTTATGCAACTCATGCACATTACCAAATATTTAAATAAGTTTTTCGTCAATATTGGGTTGGGCTGAAATTATTCCCCAGTCAAAAATATTGTATCAAAACAGTTAAACATATTTAATCAAGTTAAAATCACATTCCTTGCCTGCTGAGCCTCCCTTGAGGGGCTTTCTTTAATGCAATACAAATTGATTAATTGTTGCAACATGTGAAATTCTTTAGTGTTTTCTTCTTTTGAAGCCTCATGAATGACTTGATTAACAAACAGCAGCGATTCAGGTTGTTCTTGCAGGCATTGCAGCATCCAGGAATTTAACGCAGTCAAAGCATGTGTTGGTGTTGCACGGTAATATAGAATTTCATGAAAGGATCTTGTTTGTTGGGGGGTATTAATAAATGAAATAAGGTAGTAAATGTAGCATTGATGTTCTTCTTCCAAGGATTGTAATGGTTCTAGATCCGCGTTTTTCGGATGGCTTAGATTCAGAAAATTAGGAAATAGGAGGATTGATGAAAGAAACTTTTGAAAGAGAGATGTATTAAGCTTCTCAAATAAGGCAAGCCGTTCTTTTGAGTTTAAGGAGGAAGTTAGAGATGGAATCATCTCGCAAGCTAAAAAGGCAATGTTATTCGAAGCCTTGCGCTTATTATGGTGTTTTTGTGCATCTTCTTCAAAGTTTTTGGGCTGCTGTGCTTTTTCACAATGTTTCAGTATTGTACTCATTATAAGAGTACGTTGCTCTTTTTCTATTTGGGGTTCTTTGCAGGAAGGTACGAAATTTCCCAGCATGCCCTTATAGCCCTTTACCAGCCTAAGTTGTAGCCAATAAATCGATTTTTTCATTGGATATCAAATTTTGTATAACCTCATGTAAATTAGGGAGTTCTCTGTCACTATAAAATTCATATTTTCCAATCAAATTGATATGTTGCCATGCCACGGGAGATAATCGAATAATTTTCAACCACTTGTCCTCCGCTTTGTCCTTTTTATAATGTTCATAAAGTCCAGAAAGAAGCGAAGCATTGTAAAAAATAATACAGTTAGCCAGTAAACGAGCGCATTCATTATTAATAGTAAGTTCAATTTCTGTTCTTCCAACCAATTTTCTGCTACTTATCTTAGCTATTGCCGATCTTATTTGGTGGTAAGACTCTCCTCGGTTCAATGAACGATGAACCGTTTTACGCATACCTTCATCGTCAATATAATCAAGCACATACAAGGTCATGATGATTTGATCTAATTCAATCAGCGCTCTCAGAGTATCATTAGATTGATAAGATGATAGTTTTTTTACAATAGTACTTTGGCTACTCTTTTTAAGTCCAAGTGTTGCCATTATTCTTAGAATATTATCCCATTCTTTAATAATTAATTTAACGTTCACTTTTTTACTTGGTTTTATAAGCATTCCTTCATAAAGCTTAGGCTCATCAAAACTGACCAGGTTTGAACTTGCTTTTTTATCTAATTGAGTAAACCGAGGCATAAAACGGTAGCCAAAAAGGAACAATATGATGAAATTAACTCGGTTTATACTGTGCATGTCCCCTGATACCGCTGCAACTTCAATATCGCTAGTGTTGCTATTGAGCATATCAAACAGATAATGGCTTTCGTGCTCATTTGCTCCAATAATTTTTGTGCATAGGGGCAGCCAGTTTGCGGACAATGTATAAGCAGATACTCCCTGGCCAAATCCAAAATATTTTGTTGAGAACCTTGCCATAATAGAATTGAATTTGGTTTCTAATTTCTGTCCATCAATGCTTGCATGGATTCCATAATCAGCCAGGGTATATTTTTCAAATATTGGCAATTCCTTTACACAACTCATTACTACATCACTTGCTTGTGTTAAGGTCATATGGCGAATAAAATCAGCATAAGTTGACTTTAGGTCATGTTCTTTAACATCGCTAATGTCTTTCATTTTATCAATATCAATTCCAGTACCTTTTGCAACAAGACAGGCCGATAATGCCGCTTCATCAGCTTGTTTTTTACTGCCTATTGGCAAGATATGAGTAAATTTTTTCATAAATCCGGTATGGTTATTACCAAACTGTATGATTTTCCCGATACTTGTGAGGGGTAAATTCTCATAAAAAGGATTATTAACACCATCGTCTGATTTTTTATAAGGTAACTGCCAGCGAATAACCTCTCCATTTTTGTTGTGTTTGAGCTTAATTTTGTTGTTTTGACCTGATGCAATTTTATCGTTTATTTCTTTATAGCGCAGGAATAATCGATCAGTAAGCTGTTTAAGGATATCGTTTATATCCGTTGCCAACAGTTTATTCTCAAGGCTTTTAATGATTGAATGTTTATTTTCATCCCAATCCTGTTTGGGGTGTAGCTCATCATTTAATGAGCGGTAAGATAAACTATTATAAATGGTAACTGAACCTGTTTTTAGGCTCTTTTCAATTTGAAGATAAAGCATCACCTCATACCTGTCAGGGTCAATGGTTTTTACCTTTTTATTATTTTTATCCAATCGAACCTTTTTAATCACGTAGCGCTGAAGCACTTTGGGTATGAATTCAAGGGGTATGTCTTTAAATTGGTAAGTGCTGAATGACTTATTAGAGTTATAGTGGCTTTTTAAGAAAACTATAGCAGCATTTAACGCCTTATTTTTACTATGAAAATCCAGAGCTTTAAATGCGGCTCGGGTATTTAACTTAATGGTCGATGCTGCATCACTGTAGTATTCCCAACGATAAAACTCGGGAGTAAAATTTGGTTTTTTAATTTTTTGTATGAACTGTTGGAATTTCTCTTCTGGCATAATCTCATATGCTTTTTTCCGTATTTCAGAATCCGCCACCTTTTTATTGTTTACGAGTGATAATATTGCAGCGGCTGCATGACGTTGGTCTTTGTCTTCGTTTTTAGCATCACAAATGGCCTGTGCCTGGTAAGACTCCGCTTCACCTGTGTAATAATTCATTTTATAAATAAAACTGGCAACCAAGTGATCGCTGATTTTTAAATAGCGTTGGTGAGCGTAGCACATGAGATATAGTCGAGATAAGTTTTTTTGTTTCATAGCCCGCAAACCGTAACAGGTATGGTACACAGCTAAATCAGCATAATGCAGAATGTTTTGTTCTGAAATACCCAGTTCTTTAATGATTTCGGTGGATCTTTGATAAAGAGCGGACAAAAATTGATGGTTTTTTATGGAGGTATTAATCTCTCCAGTTGTAAAATCCTTTTGATCTTTTTTCACAGCAGTCAATTGATAAAATAACTCATCTTTTTCGAGAAAGTTTGCCAATAATTCTCTGAACGGTTTGTCAGTTAGGGTATATATCTTATTGCTTAATCTATTTTTTTCATGGTTCAAAGCTTTAGAAACCACTTCTTGTAAGGTGGTGTAGGATGGCCTGACTATTTTATGCTGATGGAAGTACTCTATCAGGGAATTAAATACATATTTGGGTACGGCATGTTGCTTTATTAACTCCTTGGCGTACCCGATAGCTATAGCCTTATTTTTGCTCGAATAAATTGACATGCCATATTTTTTTAAAATGGCATTACGGTTGTCATAATGATGCCGTTTATTCACTTGTTTTTTTGGAAATTTCTCGCAAGGAAAATAAGTTTTAATAACATACCAGGTGTCTTTCCTGAGTCCTTGAAACGTAAAATTAAAAAAATATTGCGAAATCCTAAAGAAACTAACTTGCAAAATGTAATTGATTTTTTTAGGGATATTATCAAAAGAGTTGAGATACTCCTTATCTTCCTCATCTAGCTCAAATACAAACGATCGGTCTTTATCCTCCAAGGCGGGTAATTTGTATAATTTATTAATATCGTCACTGGAAAGTATTTTTAGTCGCGCCACGGGTTATTTTTGTATGCATTAAAACGGACGTTATTATACATCAGATTTGTTGCTCTATTACACTTTATATATTTATAGTTAACTGTATAATTAAACCTATTATTTTAGGTTAAACATTAACAGACTATTTTTTGAGTAAATTATGGCCAAAACAATTGCTTATCTTCGCACCTCAACTGACAAGCAAGATTTGAACAATCAAAAGCTTGAGATTTTTGAATTTGCTAAAAAAAATAAACTGGAAGTTGACGATTTTATTCAAATGACGTCTCAAGCTCTACAAAAAACGAGTGTTCCTTTATGTCATTTAGATAAGTATTTTTAGTAGCGCGAGATAAAGCTGAGTTTCTTACTATTCATCAGGGTTCTTAGCAAAAGGCATAACTGAACTTCGATCTTAACTTCTATGGCCCGGATAAAGTACTTTATCCAGGTCAAAGGTTTTAAGTTAAAGTTATTGATAAGATTCTATCCGATTAGCTAATTCAATTACTTTTGCACGTAATTGTGTATTATAATCTGAACTTGCACACTCCAATTCTCTACTAAATGTAGAGTCATACCATTTTAATTTATAGATGAAACCACTTTCTTTCGTTCCTTTAACAAGTAGGATAGTGGGCTTGCTATTAATCTCATAACTTGTTAATTCCTTTATTAATTCCACGCCGCTATGGGCAAGCTTTCTATTATGTTCAGTGAAAGCACAACTACCTATACCATTTTTTTCAAAAAACTGAACAGCCCCGTCCCATCCATCACCATCATCTCCATTTTTAACTAACTTATATGCTCCATAGGGCGATACGCCTATATTGAGATCCATTTCAGATGGTGGTACTCCAACAAAAGTATATGCCAACTTTAGTTCGCTACTAGAAGATCTTAGATGGGTACTTTTAGAAGAAAAAACATTTTTATATTTTTCTTTGTGGAATGGAGCTACTTTTTTTAATTCCATTAGCTCCTTGGCGCGTGGTTCTGCCTCCATAACGTAGCCTTTTTTTTGTTGTTCATCATACATGGCAAGATATTCTCTCATCTTTTTTGCCATATGAGCATCATTATCATTTTTATAAATATTTTTAGAATTAATATATTTATTGGCTGAAACAATACTGATTTCGCTTGAATCAGAAATCTCAATACCTGCTTTAGAAAGCATTTCAATGTTACGCTTATTAACTTCTTCTTTTGTTAGTGAATTTTGATGTGCCGCTGTTGCATTGAGGGAAAATAAGATAGAAACTCCGGCAAGTAATAATTTTTTATTCATTTTTAATCCTTATATGATTACGTACTAATTTAATAATCCCACCAGCCATTATAAATACTGCAGTCCCCTACACTGGTAGTATCGAATGGGATTCGTCCATTGCCATAGTCGCTTAAATAATGATATCCGGAAACAAACCATCGGTGATCGTTTAATGGAGCTTCATTCCAATGAACAGCAGCTTGCCTCCACGTAACGGCATATCCTGTATCAATTAAATGATCTCGGTCTTTACCATAAATATTCCCATGAGTACTGACTACACGCCAGTCAAAAGAATGATTAAGCCACCAAGTTATTGATTCATTATTGATACAATTTGCTCGGCTATGAACTGTAGTAGCCCATATTCCAGCGATAGAATTTAAGGGAAGAGCCCCTAAAATTACAGATAAGAATAATATTTTTTTCATCCAATACCTCCATGAGTTGACTTACTTAAGAAAAAGCA
The Legionella lytica genome window above contains:
- a CDS encoding HAD-IB family hydrolase, which translates into the protein MSEKINDNQTIALFDFDGTITKKSTTTPFLKFISGHFFLPKLLFRLPSLISYHCHFSGLDQLNNIIANTFFKGLKREHLYQAGEHFSDQMLPSLVKNTALERLKWHQDQGHYCILATAAFNVYIDYWAKINGFNAIVSTQIHFDTQNVASGTIHGQSCNGAEKLNRVLELIGNEPRIIYAYGDSSGDAEMLAYATHAHYQIFK
- a CDS encoding Tn3 family transposase gives rise to the protein MARLKILSSDDINKLYKLPALEDKDRSFVFELDEEDKEYLNSFDNIPKKINYILQVSFFRISQYFFNFTFQGLRKDTWYVIKTYFPCEKFPKKQVNKRHHYDNRNAILKKYGMSIYSSKNKAIAIGYAKELIKQHAVPKYVFNSLIEYFHQHKIVRPSYTTLQEVVSKALNHEKNRLSNKIYTLTDKPFRELLANFLEKDELFYQLTAVKKDQKDFTTGEINTSIKNHQFLSALYQRSTEIIKELGISEQNILHYADLAVYHTCYGLRAMKQKNLSRLYLMCYAHQRYLKISDHLVASFIYKMNYYTGEAESYQAQAICDAKNEDKDQRHAAAAILSLVNNKKVADSEIRKKAYEIMPEEKFQQFIQKIKKPNFTPEFYRWEYYSDAASTIKLNTRAAFKALDFHSKNKALNAAIVFLKSHYNSNKSFSTYQFKDIPLEFIPKVLQRYVIKKVRLDKNNKKVKTIDPDRYEVMLYLQIEKSLKTGSVTIYNSLSYRSLNDELHPKQDWDENKHSIIKSLENKLLATDINDILKQLTDRLFLRYKEINDKIASGQNNKIKLKHNKNGEVIRWQLPYKKSDDGVNNPFYENLPLTSIGKIIQFGNNHTGFMKKFTHILPIGSKKQADEAALSACLVAKGTGIDIDKMKDISDVKEHDLKSTYADFIRHMTLTQASDVVMSCVKELPIFEKYTLADYGIHASIDGQKLETKFNSIMARFSTKYFGFGQGVSAYTLSANWLPLCTKIIGANEHESHYLFDMLNSNTSDIEVAAVSGDMHSINRVNFIILFLFGYRFMPRFTQLDKKASSNLVSFDEPKLYEGMLIKPSKKVNVKLIIKEWDNILRIMATLGLKKSSQSTIVKKLSSYQSNDTLRALIELDQIIMTLYVLDYIDDEGMRKTVHRSLNRGESYHQIRSAIAKISSRKLVGRTEIELTINNECARLLANCIIFYNASLLSGLYEHYKKDKAEDKWLKIIRLSPVAWQHINLIGKYEFYSDRELPNLHEVIQNLISNEKIDLLATT
- a CDS encoding recombinase family protein, giving the protein MAKTIAYLRTSTDKQDLNNQKLEIFEFAKKNKLEVDDFIQMTSQALQKTSVPLCHLDKYF